The Deltaproteobacteria bacterium genome segment GACAGGTGCCGTCACAACAAACGTGACCGTTCCTTCCACCAATCCAATCAATGTTCCGAGAACAATCACAAATCCGGTTAACCCAACAACAAAGCCACCAACAACCAAGTAGCGGGCCGTTTTCTTTCCATTCTCTGCTTTTCAAGTTATCAGCCCTATGCTAGCTGGCCGAAACTATGTACATCGTTGTTGGCGGAGGGGTGGTGGGGTTGCATGTGGCGATTGCTTTGGCGAGTAAGCCCGGTCATCCCGAAATTTTCCTCCTCGAAAAAGAACAGTTTTTGGGTGATCACACTAGTGGTCGCAATTCTGAAGTCATTCACGCCGGTTTTGCTTATCCGATAGGATCGCTCAAAGCGAAATGGTGTGTGGAAGGAAACCGGCTCACCTATCAATGGCTCGACAAACTGAATGTTCCCCATAAAAAATGCGGCAAGTGGCTCGTAGCTTTTAATGATGCGGAAGTGCCGGCATTGGAGGCTACGCTGAAAAATGGCGCGGCCTGCGGTGTTCCGGATATGCGCGAGGCAACTTTGGCGGAACTTAAAATAAAAGAACCGGAGATGAACGATTTTGCTGGTGTGATTTTCGCAAAAACTTCCGGCATGATGGATGTAGCTTTCTACATTCGCGCACTGGAGCGCTATTTTGCCGCTCAGGAAAATTGTTACATTATTTATCCGTGTGCCGTAACCGGTATCAACTCCGAAAAAAATATTATCGAAACAACGCGCGGGCCGATGGAATATTCGCTCCTTGTCAACTGCGCCGGACTTTTTGCCGATGAAATTTATAAAATGGCTGGCGGCAAAACAGATTACCGGATCAAACCGTTTAAAGGGGAATACATGATCTGGCGCAAAGGCAAGATCAACGAAGTGGTCTATCCCGTGCCGCGCCGCTTTTTGCCCGGCGGCGAAAAAGACAAGCGCCTTGTTTCCAGCATGGGAATTCATCTTCACCGCGGTGTTGGCGGTGATTTGTATGTGGGTCCCACACAGGTGGAACTCGATTGGTCTCAAAAAACTGATTATTCTTTGGTGACTCCGCCGGAAGTTTTTATAAAAGAAGCGAATCTCTATATCAAGGGAGTGAAAGCTGAAGATTTGCAACCCGCCTACGCTGGAAATCGCCCAAAACTCTATGTTAACGGTCAACCCTACGGCGATTTTCTAATCGAAAAACAAAAAAACCAGATTCACACCTTGGGAATCGATTCGCCCGGACTTACTTCTGCCCCCGCGATCGCGGAAGAAATTTCAAAAATGGCCCTCAATGCTTTATGAATTATATTTTTTAAAGGACGTAAATGAAGCAAATTGAAATACTCCTAAAACTTGGCGAATCACAGAAAGTGGAATTCAAAGAAGGGATATCCCCTTCGCTTGCAAGGGAAATGGTCGCTTTTGCCAATGGCGAGGGTGGTAAAATTTTCATCGGTATCAATGATGCCGGCGAAGTTGTGGGATTTGAGACGACAAACCGTCTGCTGGCGGCGATTCAGGATTTTGCCCGAAACTGTGATCCACCGGTAAAAATTTCCGCCGCAAAGGCGCGCATAAAAAGTCAGAACATCCTTGTCATAGATGTGCCCGAAGGTAGCAAAAAGCCTTATTCGTGCGGTGACGGTTACTATCTTCGCGTTGGCCCGACGAGTCAGAAACTTAGACGCGACGAGCTAATAGAATTCATCCAAAAAATTCGGCCATATTACTTTGACGAATTACCTTGTCCGGAGTTTCAATATCCGAAAGATTTTGACAAACGGGCCTTCAGTTCATTCATGCAGAAGGGCAAAATACATCAGGGTGACGCTTCTACCGTTGATATTCTGAAAAACCTCGGTGTTGTTGCCCATACAAGAGGAAACAAAATTATTTTCAATAATGCCGGAGTTTTGTTTTTTGCGAAGGAGCCACGCAGGTTTATTCCCCAATCAGAACTTACTTGCGTACTTTTTCAGGGAACGGGGAAGGCCGACATACTTGATCGCAAAGACATGCAGGGAACGCTTCCTGAGAATGTTGAGCAGGCAATGGTATTTCTAAAGCGTCATCTTTCATTGCGATATGAAATCAAAACGCTCCAAAGAAAAGAAATATTGGAACTTCCTGAAAACGCCCTGCGTGAGGCTGTTTTGAATGCCGTGGTTCACCGTGATTACTCGATACGCGGTTCCATAGTAATGGTTGAAATATACCGTGACAGGGTTGAAATTGTGGATCCCGGCGGACTTCCCCCGGGAATGAAGAGGTCGGATCTGGGAAAACGTTGTGTGCATCGGAACCCAAAGCTTGTGGACCTTTTTCATAGAATGGGAGAAATCGAAAAAATAGGTTCGGGTATTCGACGGATGAAAGATGCAACCAAAAAAGCCCATGTTCCGCCTCCCCGTTTTGAGGTCACAGGTTTTTTTGTTGCTGTTTTTAAAAAAGAAGAAGAGTTTAAAAAATTGCCATTGATTGTGGAGAAAACTGTGGAGAAAACTGTGGAGAAAATACTCTTATTTGTTAAAACAAACCCACAAATAACCCAGAAGGAATTGATGAAAAAGACCGGTCTGACTCGTAGAGGTATTGAATGGAATTTGAGGAAACTGAAAGAAGACCGCAAAATCCGACGCATTGGTCCGGATAAGGGTGGGCATTGGGAAATTTTAGAGATGTCAACATGAACGGCAGTCTTGATCTCAACCTGGACATGATATTGGTGGATGAAATATCAATGGTTCGCGCCGACCTGTTCGATTGCGCCGACGTTTTTTTGCGCGCCGTTACCAAGCGAAAAAAAATTCCCTTCGGTGGTGTGCAAATGATTTTCATCGGGGATCTCTATCAACTCCCTCCGGTGATCCGGCCCGCCGAGCGGCAGGCTTTGCTTGAGGCCTACGCGGGGCCCCATTTTTTTAACGCAAATATCTTTTCGCAGATGCGTCCGCAATTCGTCGAGCTGGAAAAAGTCTATCGCCAGAAAGATGCCGAGTTCATCCGTTTGCTCAACGCCGTCCGGAACAATACCCTCACGGAAAAAGATGTCGCCGCTTTCAACCGCAGGCACGATCCCGATTTTGACCCGGCGATAATGAAGAAGGGTTTGCACGTGGTTCTCACTGCGACCAACGATCATGCCGAAGCGATCAACCGGCAAAGACTTTCCACTCTTTCGGGAAAAATTTTCCGTTATGAAGGAGAAGTTGGCGGCGATTTTTTGCCGGATTCTTTTCCAACCGCGCAAACACTGGAAATTAAAAAAGATGCGCAGGTGATGCTTCTGAACAATGACTCGCTCGGACGCTGGGTCAACGGGACAATGGCGCGGGTGATCTCGGCCGGTAGCGAGGAGATCACGGTTTGTCTGGAAAATGGTTCGCGTCACGAACTCGAACCCTACACATGGGAAATGTTTCGCCACGGATATGACAGCCGGCTCAAAAGTCTCACCACCGAAACAATCGGCACCTTCACGCAATATCCGCTTAAACTCGCGTGGGCGGTTACCATTCACAAAAGTCAGGGAAAAACTTTTGATCATGTCGTCATTGATACCGGCCGTGGAATTTTTGCCTCGGGCCAGATGTATGTGGCGCTAAGCCGTTGCCGGAGTCTCGATGGGATGATCCTGAAAAAACCGCTGACTCGCGGGCAGGCGCTGATTGACTGGGCCGCGGTGAAATTTCTGACCGGTTTTCAATATGCCCGCTCCGAGGAATATCTGCCTCTCTCAAAAAAGATGGAGATGATTCGCGAAGCGATTGAAAACGGAAGCGAACTGGAAATGATTTATCTCAAGGCCAGCGATGTAAAATCGAAACGAAGAGTGCGCCCGATTGAAATGGGAGAAATGGAATACGCCGGCAAAACATTCCCCGGCCTGCGCGCTTTCTGCAAAGAGCG includes the following:
- a CDS encoding FAD-dependent oxidoreductase, which produces MYIVVGGGVVGLHVAIALASKPGHPEIFLLEKEQFLGDHTSGRNSEVIHAGFAYPIGSLKAKWCVEGNRLTYQWLDKLNVPHKKCGKWLVAFNDAEVPALEATLKNGAACGVPDMREATLAELKIKEPEMNDFAGVIFAKTSGMMDVAFYIRALERYFAAQENCYIIYPCAVTGINSEKNIIETTRGPMEYSLLVNCAGLFADEIYKMAGGKTDYRIKPFKGEYMIWRKGKINEVVYPVPRRFLPGGEKDKRLVSSMGIHLHRGVGGDLYVGPTQVELDWSQKTDYSLVTPPEVFIKEANLYIKGVKAEDLQPAYAGNRPKLYVNGQPYGDFLIEKQKNQIHTLGIDSPGLTSAPAIAEEISKMALNAL
- a CDS encoding putative DNA binding domain-containing protein; its protein translation is MKQIEILLKLGESQKVEFKEGISPSLAREMVAFANGEGGKIFIGINDAGEVVGFETTNRLLAAIQDFARNCDPPVKISAAKARIKSQNILVIDVPEGSKKPYSCGDGYYLRVGPTSQKLRRDELIEFIQKIRPYYFDELPCPEFQYPKDFDKRAFSSFMQKGKIHQGDASTVDILKNLGVVAHTRGNKIIFNNAGVLFFAKEPRRFIPQSELTCVLFQGTGKADILDRKDMQGTLPENVEQAMVFLKRHLSLRYEIKTLQRKEILELPENALREAVLNAVVHRDYSIRGSIVMVEIYRDRVEIVDPGGLPPGMKRSDLGKRCVHRNPKLVDLFHRMGEIEKIGSGIRRMKDATKKAHVPPPRFEVTGFFVAVFKKEEEFKKLPLIVEKTVEKTVEKILLFVKTNPQITQKELMKKTGLTRRGIEWNLRKLKEDRKIRRIGPDKGGHWEILEMST
- a CDS encoding AAA family ATPase — its product is MNGSLDLNLDMILVDEISMVRADLFDCADVFLRAVTKRKKIPFGGVQMIFIGDLYQLPPVIRPAERQALLEAYAGPHFFNANIFSQMRPQFVELEKVYRQKDAEFIRLLNAVRNNTLTEKDVAAFNRRHDPDFDPAIMKKGLHVVLTATNDHAEAINRQRLSTLSGKIFRYEGEVGGDFLPDSFPTAQTLEIKKDAQVMLLNNDSLGRWVNGTMARVISAGSEEITVCLENGSRHELEPYTWEMFRHGYDSRLKSLTTETIGTFTQYPLKLAWAVTIHKSQGKTFDHVVIDTGRGIFASGQMYVALSRCRSLDGMILKKPLTRGQALIDWAAVKFLTGFQYARSEEYLPLSKKMEMIREAIENGSELEMIYLKASDVKSKRRVRPIEMGEMEYAGKTFPGLRAFCKERGEERTFRVDRILEMKVV